The Methanoplanus sp. FWC-SCC4 genome has a window encoding:
- a CDS encoding respiratory chain complex I subunit 1 family protein, which translates to MLLLYLIFAIFIGMLFHGIHRKVIARIQTRPGPPVWQEFLHVLKFSFKQTWIPQTASQTLFVAIVVVGIAIWTGALYILSTGGSLLIIFGIYLLHKITEHGLGLSSGSPYGKFGAIRSVISAASEIPLIASIGVIYFLTGSLMISDITAYQATNGILLISAFPVAIAMYVIVLSKVPYSPFGIITAKEIISGNKTEHFGVWRAGLETGFALKTFVLLATFVTIFFGSMPLWLMIIVMLVVLMTMSFVCALTPMLSPYDAVTIQIMVIGIVLVYVAVLGVLA; encoded by the coding sequence ATGTTATTATTGTATCTGATATTTGCAATATTCATCGGCATGCTGTTTCATGGAATTCACAGAAAAGTTATTGCAAGAATTCAGACAAGACCCGGACCTCCTGTCTGGCAGGAATTTCTTCATGTTCTGAAATTTTCATTCAAACAGACATGGATTCCACAAACAGCATCACAGACTCTGTTTGTTGCAATTGTTGTGGTTGGAATTGCGATATGGACAGGTGCATTATATATTCTATCAACAGGCGGAAGCCTTCTGATTATTTTTGGAATATATCTGCTTCATAAAATAACAGAACACGGTCTTGGTCTTTCATCCGGTTCTCCTTACGGAAAGTTCGGTGCTATCAGATCTGTTATATCCGCAGCATCGGAGATACCTCTCATAGCTTCAATAGGTGTGATTTATTTTCTGACTGGTTCGCTGATGATATCTGACATCACGGCATATCAGGCAACAAACGGGATTCTCTTAATATCCGCATTTCCGGTTGCAATTGCAATGTATGTAATTGTTCTTTCAAAAGTTCCTTACAGTCCTTTTGGAATAATTACGGCAAAAGAGATTATTAGCGGAAATAAAACAGAACATTTCGGAGTATGGAGGGCAGGACTTGAAACGGGATTTGCCCTTAAAACATTTGTATTGCTGGCTACATTCGTTACAATATTCTTTGGTTCGATGCCTCTGTGGTTAATGATTATTGTAATGCTGGTAGTGCTTATGACAATGTCATTTGTCTGTGCCCTGACTCCAATGCTCTCACCTTACGATGCTGTAACTATTCAGATAATGGTAATCGGAATAGTGCTTGTTTATGTTGCAGTACTGGGGGTTTTGGCATGA
- a CDS encoding DUF1959 family protein → MTEYLYEKDLRGMKYRILTGPFQDNAVSKISEHFGINKQEFRKILIENFDMSFLENIHARYQVWESDQNSYDKISKELYSKLLTEYLPLIEKADMNSVIDDVKYSIENGTSADEAIMKGKAHIREMILV, encoded by the coding sequence ATGACAGAATATCTTTACGAAAAGGATCTTCGCGGAATGAAATACAGAATTCTAACCGGACCTTTTCAGGATAACGCAGTTTCAAAAATTTCTGAACATTTTGGAATAAATAAACAGGAATTCAGGAAAATTTTGATAGAAAATTTTGACATGTCATTTCTTGAAAATATTCATGCAAGATATCAGGTGTGGGAATCCGATCAGAATAGTTATGATAAGATCTCAAAGGAGCTTTATTCAAAACTTCTAACGGAATACCTGCCCCTGATTGAAAAAGCAGATATGAATAGTGTAATTGACGATGTTAAATATTCAATAGAAAACGGAACATCTGCAGATGAGGCAATAATGAAAGGAAAAGCACATATCAGGGAGATGATTTTGGTATGA
- a CDS encoding NADH-quinone oxidoreductase subunit B family protein, whose protein sequence is MSFLQSLKNNVRQRSIHVCYVNVGSCNGCDIEILACLAPRYDIEQYGIYVHNNPREADILLITGAFCEQWEDKLADLWDKIPEPKAAVTIGNCPVSGCVFNRRGSFVDPPVSKHIPVTASIPGCPPRPTEILSTILSVASELFKDYEDK, encoded by the coding sequence ATGAGTTTCCTTCAGTCATTAAAAAATAATGTGAGACAACGCTCAATCCATGTTTGTTATGTGAATGTCGGCTCATGTAACGGGTGTGATATTGAGATTCTGGCATGTCTTGCTCCCCGGTATGATATCGAACAATACGGTATATACGTTCACAATAATCCGCGAGAAGCGGATATACTCCTGATAACAGGTGCATTTTGTGAACAGTGGGAAGACAAGCTCGCAGATCTGTGGGACAAGATACCTGAACCAAAAGCGGCTGTTACTATTGGAAACTGTCCTGTATCGGGGTGTGTTTTCAACAGAAGGGGAAGTTTTGTAGACCCCCCTGTATCAAAACATATACCTGTAACTGCAAGTATTCCCGGATGCCCTCCAAGGCCAACCGAAATTCTCAGCACCATACTGAGTGTTGCATCTGAACTATTCAAAGACTACGAGGATAAATGA
- a CDS encoding hydrogenase large subunit — protein MKKTVDVSLPIGPVHPCFKEPARIKCSTAGEHVLSAEIELGYVKKGIERIMRGRPWQEVMFLAERICGICSVIHNMVFIESVERISDIKVPKRAAYLRVIVNELDRIQSHLLANYSYCYTIEHETLAMYLLNLRETAMDQIELITGARVTCAYIIPGGVRFDLSKESEKSLLGALEKIEKDLIRYNRMFESGPLISLRSRDVGILSKEDVKESHAVGPTARASGINIDQRTNHPTYQDLGFKPIVRDSCDNYGRIMIRFDEVFQSIELIRKCLEKMPDGLIRGGGEVGAGETTWIGEAPRGELTYRVRTDEYGRIIDIAIQTPSIMNIEACGHYMLKGVDSAADVTATFISSDPCIACNER, from the coding sequence ATGAAAAAAACAGTCGATGTTTCTCTTCCAATAGGCCCTGTTCATCCGTGTTTTAAAGAGCCTGCCCGTATTAAATGTTCAACAGCCGGTGAACATGTTCTCTCAGCTGAAATTGAGCTTGGGTATGTAAAAAAAGGTATTGAAAGAATAATGCGTGGACGTCCGTGGCAGGAAGTTATGTTTCTCGCAGAAAGAATATGTGGAATATGTTCTGTCATTCACAATATGGTTTTCATTGAATCAGTGGAGAGAATCAGTGATATAAAGGTTCCAAAAAGGGCTGCATACTTAAGGGTCATAGTAAACGAACTTGACAGAATACAATCCCACCTGCTTGCAAATTATTCATACTGCTATACAATAGAACATGAAACCCTTGCAATGTATCTTTTGAATTTAAGAGAGACAGCGATGGATCAGATTGAATTAATTACAGGTGCAAGGGTCACGTGTGCCTACATAATTCCGGGCGGTGTCAGGTTTGATCTTTCAAAAGAATCTGAAAAATCTCTATTGGGAGCTTTAGAAAAAATTGAAAAGGATCTTATCAGATACAACAGAATGTTTGAGAGTGGTCCTTTAATCTCTCTTCGTAGTCGTGATGTCGGGATTCTTTCAAAAGAGGATGTAAAGGAGTCTCATGCAGTAGGACCTACTGCCCGTGCAAGTGGAATTAATATTGACCAGCGAACCAATCACCCCACATATCAGGATCTCGGGTTTAAACCGATTGTTCGTGATTCATGTGATAACTATGGTCGTATAATGATCCGTTTTGATGAAGTTTTCCAGAGCATTGAGCTGATTAGAAAATGCCTTGAAAAAATGCCTGACGGGTTAATAAGAGGAGGCGGGGAGGTAGGTGCCGGTGAGACTACATGGATAGGTGAGGCTCCACGCGGTGAACTGACATATCGTGTCAGGACAGACGAATACGGGCGTATAATTGATATTGCCATACAGACACCTTCTATTATGAATATAGAGGCATGCGGGCATTATATGCTAAAGGGTGTGGATTCTGCAGCAGATGTTACTGCAACATTCATTAGTTCTGATCCCTGTATTGCGTGTAATGAGAGGTGA
- a CDS encoding 4Fe-4S binding protein codes for MFSIFCYLREFLRPEWWKKFLFVKTAPLVTPPHYRDFPVLTGNECSHELRCMMICPAPGAIEVLKNAEGKWEPVIYKGHCIRCGLCVEACPDNVLTSGDILSVNEKEKTYFLASYHLNVDDSICMRCGNCSVACPVNKEVDPQLAYTATSSSNEVIMRIKNSKLTIIHPEKCTGCKTCEEACPNHAITVARVLEGFQDED; via the coding sequence ATGTTCTCAATATTTTGTTATTTAAGGGAGTTTTTGCGTCCTGAATGGTGGAAAAAATTTCTTTTTGTCAAAACAGCTCCTTTGGTCACGCCACCTCATTACAGGGATTTCCCTGTACTAACCGGTAATGAGTGCAGTCATGAACTCCGCTGCATGATGATCTGCCCTGCACCCGGAGCAATTGAAGTCCTGAAAAATGCCGAAGGGAAATGGGAGCCGGTAATTTACAAGGGCCATTGTATCAGATGTGGTCTTTGTGTCGAGGCCTGCCCTGATAATGTACTTACAAGCGGGGACATTCTCTCTGTAAACGAAAAGGAAAAAACATACTTCCTTGCTTCATACCATCTTAATGTGGATGACAGCATCTGCATGCGGTGTGGAAACTGTTCTGTGGCATGCCCGGTTAACAAGGAGGTTGACCCGCAGCTTGCATATACGGCAACATCCTCAAGTAATGAGGTTATAATGAGGATTAAGAATTCAAAACTTACCATAATTCATCCTGAAAAATGTACGGGGTGTAAAACCTGTGAAGAAGCCTGTCCAAATCATGCAATAACAGTTGCAAGGGTTTTGGAAGGTTTCCAGGATGAAGACTAA
- a CDS encoding DUF1922 domain-containing protein, with amino-acid sequence MYLIVRCPGCASFTYVDRYQKHRLCPVCSEVINVRRSEIYLDVGKYQQAESIVKELEKYLHKNKKNDLSQEELKTLRKEYAGWMRKNPPL; translated from the coding sequence GTGTATCTGATAGTCCGTTGTCCGGGATGCGCGTCGTTTACATATGTAGACAGGTATCAAAAGCACAGGCTATGCCCGGTCTGCAGTGAAGTTATCAATGTAAGACGATCAGAGATTTATCTTGATGTAGGGAAATATCAGCAGGCTGAATCTATTGTAAAAGAACTCGAAAAATATCTTCATAAAAATAAAAAGAATGACCTCAGTCAGGAAGAACTTAAAACTCTGCGAAAAGAATATGCAGGGTGGATGAGGAAAAACCCGCCTTTATAA
- a CDS encoding NifB/NifX family molybdenum-iron cluster-binding protein, whose amino-acid sequence MKIAVAKDGDIVAEHFGHCSHYAVYNIEDGKVISKTDIESPGHAPGVIPRFLNENGANIVLAGGMGQGAINLFNEMDIDVYLGVSGSIENAVQKYLAGELISGNNTCDH is encoded by the coding sequence ATGAAAATTGCAGTTGCTAAAGACGGAGATATTGTAGCTGAGCATTTTGGACATTGCAGTCATTATGCGGTATACAATATAGAAGATGGAAAAGTCATCAGTAAAACAGACATTGAAAGTCCGGGCCACGCACCCGGTGTTATCCCACGCTTCTTAAATGAAAACGGGGCAAATATTGTTTTGGCCGGAGGAATGGGGCAGGGAGCAATAAATCTGTTCAATGAAATGGATATTGATGTCTATCTGGGTGTCAGCGGCAGTATTGAAAATGCAGTACAAAAATACCTTGCCGGTGAACTTATATCAGGCAATAATACCTGTGATCACTAA
- a CDS encoding coenzyme F420-0:L-glutamate ligase → MSIEVFPVNDLPIFHEDDDFPEEICKKFDFEEGDILCVASSVYSKTKGFMKKMADISPSEDAKRIAEKCGEDPRFVQMVLDTTEDLIIEHPFILSQVKCGHVGVRAGVDNSNVEEGIIIYLPPDPMGSAEEIKNRVKGLTGSDIRVIITDTCGRSFRRGQTGVAIGWAGMTAIRDFRGDTDLFGRVLEITEEAVVDEFAAFSNFIMGESNNGVPAVVFRNAPEWKGHDELYFRPEEDLTRKALKNLK, encoded by the coding sequence ATGAGTATTGAAGTTTTTCCAGTAAATGATCTTCCCATTTTTCATGAAGACGATGATTTCCCAGAAGAAATCTGCAAAAAATTTGATTTTGAGGAGGGCGACATATTGTGTGTGGCATCCTCTGTATATTCAAAGACCAAAGGTTTTATGAAGAAAATGGCGGACATTTCACCGTCTGAAGATGCAAAAAGAATTGCTGAAAAATGTGGTGAAGATCCCCGTTTTGTTCAGATGGTTCTGGACACTACCGAGGATTTGATAATTGAGCATCCATTCATTCTTTCACAGGTAAAGTGCGGTCATGTAGGAGTACGCGCCGGTGTTGACAATAGCAATGTGGAAGAGGGAATTATCATTTATCTGCCACCTGATCCCATGGGCAGTGCAGAGGAAATAAAGAACAGGGTAAAGGGACTGACAGGTTCTGACATTCGTGTCATTATCACTGATACATGTGGTAGATCGTTTAGAAGGGGACAGACAGGTGTTGCTATTGGCTGGGCAGGCATGACGGCGATACGTGACTTCAGAGGTGATACTGATCTCTTTGGAAGAGTCCTTGAAATAACTGAAGAGGCTGTGGTTGATGAGTTTGCAGCGTTTTCCAATTTTATTATGGGAGAGAGCAATAACGGTGTGCCTGCAGTTGTCTTTAGGAATGCTCCCGAATGGAAAGGACACGATGAACTTTATTTCAGGCCGGAAGAGGATCTTACCAGAAAAGCTTTAAAAAATTTGAAATAA
- a CDS encoding preprotein translocase subunit Sec61beta: MAAKNKGGRLVSSAGLVTYYDSEDRRSIHISPKAVLIAAVAIGIIIAALNHIF; encoded by the coding sequence ATGGCAGCTAAGAACAAAGGCGGGAGACTGGTTTCATCAGCAGGACTGGTCACATATTATGATAGTGAGGACAGGCGCTCAATACACATATCTCCAAAAGCAGTGCTTATTGCAGCAGTTGCAATTGGAATTATTATTGCAGCACTAAATCACATATTCTGA
- a CDS encoding amidohydrolase family protein: MLKEEKISGRAFIGSDFDLLDVEITLENGIVTDIEESLNVSERWIVPGFFNAHTHLADTIAMDMEAPGNLSELVAPPNGLKHRLLREAHPSAIIDGMVSSILYMQNSGVFGFCDFREGGIEGVNLLKNALSKTGSAGVILGRDGGESYADGIGVSSTKEGGDVIQRAIETKKRGQIVAFHAGEKDSRDVDSALDAEPDMLVHCTHATDSQLKRIADMDVSIVVCPRSNWRLGVSWSSANPPIKKMLDYGCNVLLGTDNVMFVQPDMFSEMSFASYAYDIAPIDLLKMATKGSSFFNKPFYIEKGKPASFFTILPSCSNMRFSHSVQKTITNRMNKGDIERIYFKHIEK, from the coding sequence ATGTTAAAAGAGGAGAAAATATCCGGCAGGGCTTTTATTGGAAGTGATTTTGATCTGCTTGATGTGGAGATTACACTTGAAAATGGAATTGTAACTGATATTGAAGAGTCTTTGAATGTTTCTGAAAGGTGGATTGTCCCTGGTTTTTTTAATGCACACACACACCTTGCGGATACAATTGCAATGGATATGGAAGCACCCGGTAATTTATCAGAACTTGTAGCGCCCCCTAATGGTCTGAAACACCGTCTTTTAAGAGAGGCTCATCCTTCAGCCATAATAGACGGGATGGTAAGCAGTATCCTTTATATGCAGAATTCAGGAGTTTTTGGTTTTTGCGATTTCAGGGAAGGTGGAATTGAAGGTGTGAATCTTCTGAAAAATGCACTTTCCAAGACCGGTTCTGCGGGTGTAATCCTCGGACGCGATGGCGGCGAGAGTTATGCTGACGGAATTGGTGTTTCAAGCACTAAGGAAGGCGGGGATGTAATACAAAGGGCCATTGAAACCAAAAAAAGGGGGCAGATTGTTGCTTTTCACGCAGGGGAGAAAGACAGCAGGGATGTGGATTCTGCTCTTGATGCAGAACCTGATATGCTTGTTCACTGTACTCATGCAACAGACAGTCAGTTAAAAAGAATTGCAGACATGGACGTCTCAATTGTTGTTTGCCCGCGTTCAAACTGGAGGCTTGGAGTGTCTTGGTCCTCAGCAAATCCGCCAATAAAGAAGATGCTGGATTATGGCTGTAATGTTCTTTTGGGGACTGACAATGTAATGTTTGTACAGCCTGACATGTTTTCCGAGATGTCATTTGCATCTTATGCATATGATATTGCCCCGATTGATCTTTTAAAAATGGCAACTAAAGGATCTTCATTCTTCAATAAACCCTTTTATATTGAAAAAGGAAAGCCTGCATCATTTTTTACTATTTTGCCTTCCTGTTCTAATATGCGCTTTAGCCATTCTGTTCAAAAAACAATTACAAATAGAATGAATAAAGGAGATATTGAGAGAATCTATTTTAAGCATATAGAAAAATAA
- a CDS encoding universal stress protein translates to MFKTILVAIDGSEVSKKALEAAIDEAKIRSSRLNAVYVIETGGFESIPTDSASELIYSRFESVGQTALKEGEELAEKHNLQLNTFIKQGHAGEEILSLADEIKADLIVMGTKGKSNIDRMLIGSVTEYVISHCKVSTMVVRV, encoded by the coding sequence ATGTTTAAAACCATCCTCGTTGCGATAGATGGTTCCGAGGTCAGCAAAAAAGCGCTCGAAGCAGCTATCGATGAAGCAAAGATCAGAAGTTCCCGGCTAAATGCGGTTTATGTCATTGAAACCGGAGGTTTTGAATCTATTCCAACGGATAGCGCAAGTGAATTAATATACAGCAGATTTGAATCTGTTGGGCAGACTGCTCTTAAAGAGGGGGAAGAATTAGCAGAGAAGCACAATTTACAATTAAATACTTTCATTAAACAGGGACATGCAGGGGAGGAAATACTCAGTCTTGCAGATGAGATAAAAGCTGATCTTATAGTCATGGGTACTAAAGGCAAAAGCAATATTGATCGTATGCTCATTGGCAGCGTTACTGAATATGTCATAAGCCACTGTAAAGTCTCTACAATGGTGGTGAGAGTATAG
- a CDS encoding CBS domain-containing protein — protein MVEDVVSVETPGNRDDVLRILKRTGISGVPVTKNGELVGIITRKDLLRKSDETQLSLLMTSDPVTIGPDESIVEAARVMSRNNFRRLPVVEDGRLVGLISIADLISAIAQMKFSEEIKNGYTKPTFALWEETPLPLVGRIMEISGFDAIPILNKESTLTGIISERDLIRHASIEDSVEVSDLSNGTDDDEWTWESIRDMHTISFGISKVQLPEKLVKEAMIKDVVAVPQNAEVSECALKMKRSRVDQLPVINGDKKMVSMLFDRELIKVLIKDIAP, from the coding sequence ATGGTAGAAGATGTGGTTTCTGTTGAAACACCTGGAAACAGGGACGATGTATTGAGAATTCTGAAAAGAACCGGTATAAGCGGAGTCCCTGTAACAAAAAACGGTGAGCTTGTCGGCATTATCACAAGAAAGGATCTTTTAAGAAAGAGCGATGAAACCCAGCTCAGCCTTCTGATGACATCAGACCCCGTAACAATCGGGCCGGATGAAAGTATAGTTGAAGCTGCAAGGGTTATGTCCAGAAATAATTTCAGAAGACTTCCTGTTGTTGAAGATGGCAGGCTTGTCGGACTAATCAGTATTGCTGATTTGATCAGTGCGATTGCACAGATGAAATTTAGTGAAGAGATTAAGAACGGATATACAAAACCCACTTTTGCATTGTGGGAAGAAACTCCTCTTCCGCTTGTTGGAAGAATCATGGAGATATCCGGATTTGATGCGATTCCGATCCTTAACAAGGAGTCAACCCTTACAGGTATAATTTCAGAACGTGATCTTATCAGGCATGCTTCAATTGAAGACAGTGTTGAAGTAAGTGATCTTTCAAACGGTACTGATGATGATGAATGGACATGGGAAAGTATCCGTGATATGCATACAATCTCATTTGGCATATCAAAAGTCCAGCTTCCTGAAAAACTTGTGAAAGAGGCAATGATAAAAGATGTTGTTGCAGTTCCACAGAATGCAGAAGTAAGTGAATGTGCACTTAAAATGAAACGTTCACGTGTTGATCAGCTTCCTGTAATTAACGGCGACAAAAAAATGGTGTCTATGCTGTTTGACAGGGAACTTATCAAGGTACTAATTAAAGATATTGCACCCTGA
- the psmB gene encoding archaeal proteasome endopeptidase complex subunit beta produces MQESSDILKGTTTVGLIFDEGVVLATERRATMGNMIASKKAKKVYQIADRIGMTTAGGVGDAQQLARLMQVECSLYNIRRGRPMTVGAAASLLSNVLNQHRMMPYYVQLLVGGFDKNGPSIYSVDAMGGASPEDDIVATGSGSPFAYGVLEDRFSKGMNEKECIELAIRALRSAMRRDSASGEDISVVVITKDKYEEFSEKGIVN; encoded by the coding sequence ATGCAGGAGAGCTCCGATATATTAAAAGGAACTACGACAGTCGGGCTCATTTTCGATGAAGGTGTAGTGCTTGCCACCGAAAGAAGAGCCACGATGGGAAATATGATTGCAAGCAAGAAAGCAAAGAAAGTATACCAGATAGCTGACAGAATCGGCATGACCACTGCAGGAGGTGTAGGAGATGCCCAGCAGCTGGCACGTCTGATGCAGGTTGAATGCAGTCTGTATAACATTCGCAGAGGAAGGCCCATGACGGTCGGTGCTGCTGCATCACTTCTGAGCAATGTGTTAAACCAGCACAGGATGATGCCTTACTATGTTCAGCTTCTGGTAGGAGGTTTCGATAAAAACGGACCTTCAATATATTCGGTGGATGCAATGGGAGGAGCTTCACCCGAAGATGATATAGTTGCAACAGGTTCCGGTTCACCTTTTGCATATGGTGTTTTAGAAGACCGATTCTCAAAAGGTATGAATGAAAAAGAATGTATTGAGCTGGCTATACGCGCATTACGTTCAGCTATGCGGAGGGATTCAGCCTCCGGTGAAGATATTAGTGTAGTTGTAATTACAAAAGATAAATACGAAGAATTTAGTGAAAAAGGAATTGTTAACTAG